In Acidaminococcales bacterium, the DNA window AAGAGTATGTTGGAAGAATCCAGCGTAGTCGCGGTTATAAAAGTGAGGTCTTTCTTTTTCTGCCTGATTATTTCATGTGCCACGGCCACAGGCTCTCTGGCCCCGATGCCGCCGAAAGAAAAACTCCCGCCATCGGATAAGAACTTGCCGACGGCATCTTTCAGGCTCATTTCTTTGTCATGGTTTCCTTTCATTGAGCGGTTACCTCCAAAAAAAATTTTGGGTTAAAGCGTATTTGCCTCAGCCGAACTGACAGGATTTCCAGATAAGTATTCCGGCGTCGGCGACACGGCGCGAAAAGCGATGGGAGGAGATTTCATTCTGCGGGAACATCGCTTCCCGCAGAATGTCCGTCCCCGAAAAGGCGTTTCAATTTAACGCCAAAGCAAGAAGATTGCATCCCCCGCTTCAGCCGCGCCCCGTCATTTTTTGGCCAGATCGCTGAAATATCTCACCTTTTCTTCGTCCAGCGTAACGCCCAGCCCCGGTCCATTGGGCACAGTCATGCAACCATCCGTCACCTTTATTTCTTCATTCAGCAGGCTGCCCTGAATGGAATTGAAATAAGACAGCTCATTGACCAAACTGAATTGCTTGTGCGCCGCCACAAAGTGGAGGCAAGACACAGTGCCCAGCGTTGTTTCCGCCTGGGTGCCCATCAACATGGGCTTGTTATAAGCCTCGGCCAAAGCCACAAATTTTTTCCCGATGGTGTAACCTGTCCTGGGTATCTTCACCATGACAATGTCCAAAGCGCCCAAAGCGATTTCCCGCGCGGCGTCGCTAAGGCTGAACAGGCTTTCGTCGCCCATCAGCGGTATATCGATGTGTTCCGAAAGCTTCTTGCGCCCTTGGCTGTCCGAGCAAAGCATGGGTTCTTCCAGCCAGACCAAATCGCCTTCCAGCGCCTTGGCGACTTTCAGGATATCCAAATATTTGTAGCCCATGTTCCCGTCGATGTACAGTTTGGCGTCCGGACCCAGCACTTTTTTGATATTCTTTACCATCTGAATGTCAAAATCCGGGTCTATGCCGCCTTTGAGCTTGAAGTAACGGTACCCGGCGGCGTAACTTCTCTCCGCCTCTTTAACCATCTCTTCCATACTCTTTAGTGCTACCATCCAGCTAACGCGCACCTTGTCTGTCCAGCCGCCCAGCAGTTTGTGGCAAGGCAGCCCTGTTTTCTTGCCCATAATGTCGTAAAGGCCTACGTCGAGACAACCTTTGGCGGTAGGGTTCCAAAATACCGTGTTCATTTTCGCCCAAATCTTGTCCGTATCGAAAGGATCCAGCCCTGTCAGCATGGGCCCGAAAACATTATTGATAATATGATGTATAGAAACTTGCGTTTCTCCGTAGATGCCGGGGCGCGGAACCCCTTCCGTTATGCCTTCGATCCCTTCGTCTGTCTGGATGCGGATCAGAAGATGCTCCGCATGTGTCATGTAACCGCTGACCCAATGCAAGGGCTCCACGAGCGGCAGCTTCAAAGGTATGGCTTCTATCTTGGTTATTTTCATAATGTAACCCCCTTTGTAAATTTAAAGAAGCAAACACTCAGGCAACTTTGCTTGCAAACCACAAAACCAGCGACGTCTGTACTATAGTGTATACAACCAAGGCAATAATATAAGGCGTCAAACTGCCGCTTTGTATGTTGGAAGCCTTCTCCTCGTCCGATACATGGTTGCAAGTGTCGTACACTGCCAGCGCTTTTGAAGTGTTCTCGCCGCCAAAGCTGGCAAAATATGCCGTCAGGATGGAGGCTATCGCCGCCCAGATGGTGGGATGGAGACCTAACGGCAGCCAGCCGGACCAGCCAAACGGTTTGCCCATCGCCAAAGGAATGAAATGCAAGCCGGTATTGATAGCCGCCCCTACGATCATCGCCCAGATGGCGCCGCGTTTGTTCATTTTACGCCAGTTCAGGCCAAAAATAAGCGGGGCAAAGAAAGAACAGGTGAAAATGGAAGAACCGAAGTTGCCAATGACAACGATCAGCGACGAGCCGTAGAGGGCGATAGCCGCGCCCAGCACGGAAAAAACTATTATCCAGATTCTGGCTACCCGCAATATCTGGGCATCGCTGGCTTCTTTATAAAAAATCTTCTCGTAAAAGTCGCGGGCAATGCTGAAAGACAAGGTCAAAATCTGCGTGGAAGCCGTAGACAAGCAAGCCCCGAACAAACCGGCTATGGCTATGGCGCCCACTACCGGGTTGACTACGTTCATGGCCGCCCAAGTCAGCGCCGCGCCGGGGTTGCTGAGATTGGGGTTCACCAAGTAAACCGAGCTTGCCGCCAAGTGCGTCAGCCAAATTACCGAAAAAGTAGCCATCATGGCAAGAATCATGGCCTTCGTCCAAGTGCGGGAATTTTTGGCCAGGAAACAGCGGGTAATGGCTGACGGGTTGGCGGCGTTGCCCAATGACCAGAGTACCTGCCAGCCCACGATGGTTCCCCACGTGTACACGCCGCCGCCGGAGGTAAACCAATCCGGTTTTTCTTTCGCAAACTTGCTGAAGGCATCTATGCCCACCGTAGAAATCAGCATGGGAGAAAAAACATAGGCCAGCGCCACCACGATAAGAAGCATCATGATGGTGTCCGTGATGGTTACGCTTTTTGCGCCGGCGCCCAGCGCGATAACCATGAACACTACCACCATTACCACGACCATATAAGAATAGGGTATGCCCAGCAGGGTCTCCGTCACTATGGCGCTGCCGATGATCTGGCCGACGAAATAAGCGCCCAGGCCGAAGATGGTAATAAGGGCCGTGACGGCGCGCAAAGTCTGGCTGTCAAAGCGCTCGCCGAAAAAATCGCCCAATGTTACCTGTTGCGTACGCCGGAGTTTGTTCCCAATCCAGAAAGTGGACATAACAAAACCGATGGTAGCCGCCCAGTCCAGTATGCCGGTCAGCGGCCCGGTTTTGTAGGACATGCCGGTCAGCCCTACCATGCCCACGGCGCTGATCCAGGTGGCGGCATAAGTGCCGGCGATTAAAAACGGCGAGGCGCCTTGGTCCATGACGTAAAAGTCTTTTAAGGAAACGCCGCCGCGCCCGACATAAAAAGTAACTCCGAGATATACGATCAGGAAAGAGAAAAAAATACAATTGAAAACACTTATTTCCATATTGCGCCTCCTTCAATTTGGCTAATGTCCCATCCTTTGCCTTTGTTCAATAAAGATTGCTTTTGTTGCCCTTGCAGGAAAAATAGATGAGCACTAAGAGTTGCAACAGATGCCATAAGCCGGTACCGACAAACGAAACATTAAATTCCACAAGAATGTCCTCCTTCCCCAATTTTTTATTTCAGGATATTTTGTCCGGCTATTGATTAAACTCCGGTTTTCTCTTTTGCTTAAAAGCATTGATACCTTCGAGGTGATCCGGCGTCTGGAAACAAATGTCCTGCGCCAAGGCCTCAAAATCAAACGCCTGCTCCAAATCCATCTCAAAGCTGCGGTTTAGCATCAACTTGGCCAGCGCTATGGCCGCAGCGGGTTTTTTCGCCAGTTCCTCCGCCATTTTTATGGACTGCGGCCTAAGCTCGGCCAGCGGCACTATCTTGTTGGCCAAACCAAGCTCCAGCGCTTTTTCCGCGTTGATGGGCGAAGGCGTAAAAATTATCTCTTTGGCTTTGGCCAGGCCGACCAGTCGCGGCAAAAAGTAGGCGGCGCCGCTGTCCGGCACCAAGCCCACATTCATAAAGGAAGCGACGAATTTCGCGTCATCCGCCGCAATCCTGAAATCGCAGGCCAGAGCCAGGGAAAAACCCGCGCCGGCGGCGTAGCCGTTAACTGCGGCGATAGTCGGTTTGTCGCACAAAGACAGGGAGCGAATAAAATAATGCAGATATTTCAGCCGCAATCTCCCGCTGCCGGGCGCGTTGTCGCCCATAGTGCCGATATCGCCGCCGGAGCAAAATGATTTGCCTTCGGCTTGCAAGACTACGGCGCCGATTCCGGCGTCGAAGGTGATTTTTTCCAGTAGTTCCTTCATCTCCTTGCGTATTTCCAAGTTCATGGCGTTCATCGCATTGGGCCTGTTCAGCGTTATAATGGCCACGCGCCCTTTTTGCTCAAAAAGCAACATCTCCGACAAACGAAACACTCCTTTCCGGCAAATTTCCCCCTCCGCTCAAAGCGCATCCATGAACTCTTCTACCACTTTGGCAACCACTTCCGGCCTTTCCACCGCAGGAAAATGCCCTATACCGGGAAAAGTCCTGAAAGTTACTTTCTTGGCGCCCGTCAGGGCGGCTACTGTCGAGTTTACAGAATTGGCATCCACTATCCAGTCGTCCTCGCCTCTGAACACTAATACAGGGCAGGTTACCTTGCCCATTTCGCCTCTTACGTCAAACCCGTTGTACAAGGTCAAGTCGGCCTTCTTGGTCGTAGAGATTTCCTGCCGCACGCCCCATATAATAAACTCACGTTCCTTGTCTGCCGTATCTTTGCCTATCAGGCTGTCGCTGAAATCAATATGGGAATGTTGCAGGCTGACATGAGGGTGGTCCATCAGCGCCCTGGCAACTTCGGAAATGGAAGGGGTATAGGATGCCCCTTGCAGGGATATGATAGCCTTGACCGGATAATCTATGGCCAGTTTGTAGACAACATTGCCTCCCAATGAGCAACCCATGATCACTGCGTCCCGCATCCCCAGCGTTTCGGCAAACTCCCAAATGAACGCCGAATATTCCTCTATATCGACGATAGCCTTGTTGCCGGCCAGCGGCCAGCTTTTGCCGTGAGCCGGAAGATCCGGCGCCACCAACCGGTATTTATTTTCCAATATCGTCATAAGCCCGTGGTACTGGCGGTTTTCCCTGCCTGCCGTATGAATGCACAAGATGGATT includes these proteins:
- a CDS encoding mandelate racemase/muconate lactonizing enzyme family protein — encoded protein: MKITKIEAIPLKLPLVEPLHWVSGYMTHAEHLLIRIQTDEGIEGITEGVPRPGIYGETQVSIHHIINNVFGPMLTGLDPFDTDKIWAKMNTVFWNPTAKGCLDVGLYDIMGKKTGLPCHKLLGGWTDKVRVSWMVALKSMEEMVKEAERSYAAGYRYFKLKGGIDPDFDIQMVKNIKKVLGPDAKLYIDGNMGYKYLDILKVAKALEGDLVWLEEPMLCSDSQGRKKLSEHIDIPLMGDESLFSLSDAAREIALGALDIVMVKIPRTGYTIGKKFVALAEAYNKPMLMGTQAETTLGTVSCLHFVAAHKQFSLVNELSYFNSIQGSLLNEEIKVTDGCMTVPNGPGLGVTLDEEKVRYFSDLAKK
- a CDS encoding enoyl-CoA hydratase/isomerase family protein, which gives rise to MLLFEQKGRVAIITLNRPNAMNAMNLEIRKEMKELLEKITFDAGIGAVVLQAEGKSFCSGGDIGTMGDNAPGSGRLRLKYLHYFIRSLSLCDKPTIAAVNGYAAGAGFSLALACDFRIAADDAKFVASFMNVGLVPDSGAAYFLPRLVGLAKAKEIIFTPSPINAEKALELGLANKIVPLAELRPQSIKMAEELAKKPAAAIALAKLMLNRSFEMDLEQAFDFEALAQDICFQTPDHLEGINAFKQKRKPEFNQ
- a CDS encoding alpha/beta hydrolase, producing MAITGHYVNIGGIKTYYETNGGPPPKSILCIHTAGRENRQYHGLMTILENKYRLVAPDLPAHGKSWPLAGNKAIVDIEEYSAFIWEFAETLGMRDAVIMGCSLGGNVVYKLAIDYPVKAIISLQGASYTPSISEVARALMDHPHVSLQHSHIDFSDSLIGKDTADKEREFIIWGVRQEISTTKKADLTLYNGFDVRGEMGKVTCPVLVFRGEDDWIVDANSVNSTVAALTGAKKVTFRTFPGIGHFPAVERPEVVAKVVEEFMDAL
- a CDS encoding sodium:solute symporter family protein, with protein sequence MEISVFNCIFFSFLIVYLGVTFYVGRGGVSLKDFYVMDQGASPFLIAGTYAATWISAVGMVGLTGMSYKTGPLTGILDWAATIGFVMSTFWIGNKLRRTQQVTLGDFFGERFDSQTLRAVTALITIFGLGAYFVGQIIGSAIVTETLLGIPYSYMVVVMVVVFMVIALGAGAKSVTITDTIMMLLIVVALAYVFSPMLISTVGIDAFSKFAKEKPDWFTSGGGVYTWGTIVGWQVLWSLGNAANPSAITRCFLAKNSRTWTKAMILAMMATFSVIWLTHLAASSVYLVNPNLSNPGAALTWAAMNVVNPVVGAIAIAGLFGACLSTASTQILTLSFSIARDFYEKIFYKEASDAQILRVARIWIIVFSVLGAAIALYGSSLIVVIGNFGSSIFTCSFFAPLIFGLNWRKMNKRGAIWAMIVGAAINTGLHFIPLAMGKPFGWSGWLPLGLHPTIWAAIASILTAYFASFGGENTSKALAVYDTCNHVSDEEKASNIQSGSLTPYIIALVVYTIVQTSLVLWFASKVA